One Prunus dulcis chromosome 7, ALMONDv2, whole genome shotgun sequence DNA segment encodes these proteins:
- the LOC117633723 gene encoding probable serine protease EDA2 isoform X2 produces the protein MRRLPMTTSFSFTLLLTTTFWTLLLTTMFWTLSYGFVRPTLLQLQSLSGSGNYLTKEELWFDQTLDHFSPYDHRRFPLRYYEFLDYFRPSDGPIFLKICGESACPGIANDYLSVLAKKFGAALVSPEHRYYGNSSPFKSHTTENLKYLSSKQALFDLAVFRQFYQESLNVKLNKTKENPWFIFGVSYSGAMSAWFRLKFPHLTCGSLASSAVVQAVYNFPEFDQQIGESAGPECKAALQETTRLVEGRLATNGKAVKALFGATQLDIEGDFFYFLADAAVVAFQYGNPDKLCSPLVQAKNNGEDLVDAYAKYVKEYYLGSFGADVETYNQKHLKNTSVSGGSSDRLWWFQVCTEVAYFQVAPANDSIRSSKVDTRYHLDLCKNVFGEGVYPDVVATNIYYGGKKIAGSKIVFTNGSQDPWRHASKQTSSPDMPSYIINCHNCGHGTDLRGCPQFPLTLEGSSQNCSNPDAVNKVRQQLVEHIDLWLSECHESDV, from the exons ATGAGGCGACTTCCGATGACGACGTCGTTCTCGTTCACGCTCTTGTTAACGACAACGTTTTGGACGCTCTTGTTAACGACGATGTTTTGGACGCTCTCATATGGCTTTGTGAGGCCAACTCTGCTTCAGCTTCAGAGCTTGTCCGGAAGCGGCAATTACTTGACGAAGGAGGAGCTCTGGTTCGATCAAACCCTAGACCACTTCTCTCCTTACGACCACCGCAGATTCCCCCTGCGCTACTATGAGTTTCTTGACTACTTCAGACCATCGGACGGtccaatttttctcaaaatttgcGGAGAATCCGCATGCCCCGGTATAGCTAATGATTACCTAAGT GTTTTGGCGAAGAAGTTTGGGGCAGCTTTGGTTTCGCCTGAGCATCGATACTATGGAAACAGTTCTCCTTTCAAATCACATACAACAGAGAACTTGAAGTATTTATCATCAAAGCAGGCGCTTTTCGATTTGGCTGTTTTCCGTCAGTTTTATCAG gaATCGTTAAATGTGAAGCTGAATAAAACCAAGGAAAATCCGTGGTTCATATTTGGTGTCTCGTACTCCGGAGCTATGAGTGCATGGTTTCGACTCAAGTTTCCTCATTTAACATGTGGAAGTCTTGCAAGTTCTGCAGTTGTTCAAGCTGTTTATAACTTCCCTGAATTTGACCAGCAG ATTGGTGAGTCTGCCGGTCCGGAATGTAAAGCTGCACTACAAGAAACTACTCGTCTTGTTGAAGGAAGGCTTGCAACCAACGGGAAAGCAGTAAAGGCGTTGTTTGGTGCAACCCAG CTTGATATTGAAGgtgatttcttttattttctggcGGATGCTGCTGTTGTAGCG TTTCAATATGGAAATCCAGATAAGTTATGCTCCCCTCTTGTTCAAGCAAAGAACAATGGAGAGGATTTAGTG GATGCGTATGCCAAATACGTTAAAGAGTACTACCTTGGAAGTTTTGGCGCTGACGTTGAAACATATAATCAGAAACACTTGAAGAACACTTCTGTTAGTGGGGGCAGTTCTGATCGGTTGTGGTGGTTCCAAGTTTGTACTGAAGTTGCATATTTTCAGGTGGCACCTGCAAATGATAGCATCCGGTCTTCAAAAGTCGACACAAG ATACCATTTAGACCTTTGTAAGAATGTTTTTGGAGAGGGTGTCTATCCTGATGTTGTTGCAACAAATATATACTATGGAGGCAAAAAAATTGCAG GTTCAAAAATAGTTTTTACAAATGGCTCACAGGATCCCTGGCGTCATGCATCCAAACAGACTTCATCTCCAGATA TGCCTTCCTACATCATCAATTGCCATAATTGTGGTCATGGAACTGATTTGAGAGGATGTCCTCAGTTTCCATTAACTCTTGAAG GCAGTTCCCAGAACTGCAGCAACCCTGATGCAGTCAACAAAGTAAGGCAGCAACTTGTAGAACACATTGACTTGTGGCTGTCTGAATGCCACGAATCTG atgtttaa
- the LOC117633723 gene encoding probable serine protease EDA2 isoform X1, whose protein sequence is MRRLPMTTSFSFTLLLTTTFWTLLLTTMFWTLSYGFVRPTLLQLQSLSGSGNYLTKEELWFDQTLDHFSPYDHRRFPLRYYEFLDYFRPSDGPIFLKICGESACPGIANDYLSVLAKKFGAALVSPEHRYYGNSSPFKSHTTENLKYLSSKQALFDLAVFRQFYQESLNVKLNKTKENPWFIFGVSYSGAMSAWFRLKFPHLTCGSLASSAVVQAVYNFPEFDQQIGESAGPECKAALQETTRLVEGRLATNGKAVKALFGATQLDIEGDFFYFLADAAVVAFQYGNPDKLCSPLVQAKNNGEDLVDAYAKYVKEYYLGSFGADVETYNQKHLKNTSVSGGSSDRLWWFQVCTEVAYFQVAPANDSIRSSKVDTRYHLDLCKNVFGEGVYPDVVATNIYYGGKKIAGSKIVFTNGSQDPWRHASKQTSSPDMPSYIINCHNCGHGTDLRGCPQFPLTLEGSSQNCSNPDAVNKVRQQLVEHIDLWLSECHESGRSYM, encoded by the exons ATGAGGCGACTTCCGATGACGACGTCGTTCTCGTTCACGCTCTTGTTAACGACAACGTTTTGGACGCTCTTGTTAACGACGATGTTTTGGACGCTCTCATATGGCTTTGTGAGGCCAACTCTGCTTCAGCTTCAGAGCTTGTCCGGAAGCGGCAATTACTTGACGAAGGAGGAGCTCTGGTTCGATCAAACCCTAGACCACTTCTCTCCTTACGACCACCGCAGATTCCCCCTGCGCTACTATGAGTTTCTTGACTACTTCAGACCATCGGACGGtccaatttttctcaaaatttgcGGAGAATCCGCATGCCCCGGTATAGCTAATGATTACCTAAGT GTTTTGGCGAAGAAGTTTGGGGCAGCTTTGGTTTCGCCTGAGCATCGATACTATGGAAACAGTTCTCCTTTCAAATCACATACAACAGAGAACTTGAAGTATTTATCATCAAAGCAGGCGCTTTTCGATTTGGCTGTTTTCCGTCAGTTTTATCAG gaATCGTTAAATGTGAAGCTGAATAAAACCAAGGAAAATCCGTGGTTCATATTTGGTGTCTCGTACTCCGGAGCTATGAGTGCATGGTTTCGACTCAAGTTTCCTCATTTAACATGTGGAAGTCTTGCAAGTTCTGCAGTTGTTCAAGCTGTTTATAACTTCCCTGAATTTGACCAGCAG ATTGGTGAGTCTGCCGGTCCGGAATGTAAAGCTGCACTACAAGAAACTACTCGTCTTGTTGAAGGAAGGCTTGCAACCAACGGGAAAGCAGTAAAGGCGTTGTTTGGTGCAACCCAG CTTGATATTGAAGgtgatttcttttattttctggcGGATGCTGCTGTTGTAGCG TTTCAATATGGAAATCCAGATAAGTTATGCTCCCCTCTTGTTCAAGCAAAGAACAATGGAGAGGATTTAGTG GATGCGTATGCCAAATACGTTAAAGAGTACTACCTTGGAAGTTTTGGCGCTGACGTTGAAACATATAATCAGAAACACTTGAAGAACACTTCTGTTAGTGGGGGCAGTTCTGATCGGTTGTGGTGGTTCCAAGTTTGTACTGAAGTTGCATATTTTCAGGTGGCACCTGCAAATGATAGCATCCGGTCTTCAAAAGTCGACACAAG ATACCATTTAGACCTTTGTAAGAATGTTTTTGGAGAGGGTGTCTATCCTGATGTTGTTGCAACAAATATATACTATGGAGGCAAAAAAATTGCAG GTTCAAAAATAGTTTTTACAAATGGCTCACAGGATCCCTGGCGTCATGCATCCAAACAGACTTCATCTCCAGATA TGCCTTCCTACATCATCAATTGCCATAATTGTGGTCATGGAACTGATTTGAGAGGATGTCCTCAGTTTCCATTAACTCTTGAAG GCAGTTCCCAGAACTGCAGCAACCCTGATGCAGTCAACAAAGTAAGGCAGCAACTTGTAGAACACATTGACTTGTGGCTGTCTGAATGCCACGAATCTGGTAGGAGCTACATGTAA
- the LOC117633729 gene encoding B-box zinc finger protein 19-like isoform X2 yields MCNKLASRHVRVGLATPSEVPRCDICENAPAFFYCEIDGSSLCLQCDMVVHVGGKRTHGRYLVLRQRVEFPGDKPGNVDDPASQPIDPGETRRVQHQPPRMTIGENQQKHRASPIRISDANADGHVKMDTKLIDLNMKPHRMHEQASNKED; encoded by the exons ATGTGCAATAAGCTTGCTAGCCGACATGTACGGGTTGGTCTTGCAACTCCCAGTGAAGTTCCCCGGTGTGATATCTGTGAAAATGCACCTG CTTTCTTTTATTGCGAGATAGATGGAAGTTCCCTTTGTTTGCAATGTGATATGGTTGTTCATGTTGGAGGCAAAAGAACACATGGAAGATATCTTGTACTTAGGCAGAGAGTTGAG TTTCCAGGAGATAAACCTGGTAATGTTGATGACCCGGCTTCCCAACCCATTGATCCGGGTGAGACCAGAAGAGTACAACATCAGCCACCTAGAATGACAATAGGAGAGAACCAGCAAAAACACAGAGCGTCTCCTATTCGTATATCAGATGCCAATGCTGATGGGCATGTAAAGATGGATACTAAATTGATTGATTTGAACATGAAGCCTCATCGGATGCATGAACAAGCTTCAAATAAAGAG GACTAA
- the LOC117633729 gene encoding B-box zinc finger protein 18-like isoform X1, with the protein MRTLCDSCESAAAIVFCAADEAALCPACDEKVHMCNKLASRHVRVGLATPSEVPRCDICENAPAFFYCEIDGSSLCLQCDMVVHVGGKRTHGRYLVLRQRVEFPGDKPGNVDDPASQPIDPGETRRVQHQPPRMTIGENQQKHRASPIRISDANADGHVKMDTKLIDLNMKPHRMHEQASNKED; encoded by the exons ATGCGAACACTTTGTGACTCTTGTGAAAGCGCAGCTGCAATTGTATTTTGCGCTGCGGACGAGGCTGCTCTTTGCCCTGCCTGTGATGAGAAG GTCCACATGTGCAATAAGCTTGCTAGCCGACATGTACGGGTTGGTCTTGCAACTCCCAGTGAAGTTCCCCGGTGTGATATCTGTGAAAATGCACCTG CTTTCTTTTATTGCGAGATAGATGGAAGTTCCCTTTGTTTGCAATGTGATATGGTTGTTCATGTTGGAGGCAAAAGAACACATGGAAGATATCTTGTACTTAGGCAGAGAGTTGAG TTTCCAGGAGATAAACCTGGTAATGTTGATGACCCGGCTTCCCAACCCATTGATCCGGGTGAGACCAGAAGAGTACAACATCAGCCACCTAGAATGACAATAGGAGAGAACCAGCAAAAACACAGAGCGTCTCCTATTCGTATATCAGATGCCAATGCTGATGGGCATGTAAAGATGGATACTAAATTGATTGATTTGAACATGAAGCCTCATCGGATGCATGAACAAGCTTCAAATAAAGAG GACTAA